The sequence AGCTAATTTTGCAATTTATCAAGCTCTATTGTCTCCTGGAGACACTATTTTAGGAATGAGTTTATCTGATGGTGGACATTTAACGCATGGTTCTATAGTTAATTTTTCAGGTAAAATTTATAAATCTATATCGTATGGTTTAAACAAAAAAGAATATATTAATTATGAAGAAATACATTTTTTATCAAAAAAATATAAACCTAAAATGATTGTTGGAGGGTTTTCTGCATATTCAAGAATATGTGATTGGGAGAAAATGAGAAAAATAGCAGACGAGATAAACGCATATCTTTTAGTTGATATAGCTCATGTTGCTGGTTTAGTAGCAGCTAATTTATATCCTAGTCCTGTGAATTATGCTCATTTTGTTACTTCTACCACTCATAAAACTTTAGGAGGTCCTAGAGGAGGTTTAATATTATCTAATTGCAAGAATTTAGAATTATATAAAAAAGTAAATTCTTCAGTTTTTCCAGGAATACAAGGTGGTCCATTAATGCATGTAATTGCAGCCAAAGCAGTGGCTTTTAAAGAAGCATTAAACCCTTTTTTTAAAAAATATCAAAAACAAGTTTTAGAAAATGCAAAATATATGTCTTATTTGTTTCTTAAAGAGGGATATAATATAGTTTCTGGTGGGACAAACAATCATTTATTTTTAATAAATTTAAAAAATAAAAATATTACTGGTAAAGATGCAAGTATGTTTTTAAATAAAGCTAATATTATAGTAAATAAAAACTCAATTCCAAATGATTCTAAAAATGCTTTTATTACTTCGGGTATTAGAATAGGAACTCCTTCCATTACTAGAAGAGGTTTCAAAAAACCAGAGATAAAAAAAATATCATTTTTAATGATGAAAATTTTAGAAAATTATAAAAATATAAATATTATACATTCAGTAAAAAGTGAAGTTTTATCTCTATGTTCAAAATTTCCTCTATATCTAAGAAAATGATTTTTTTATTGTTTAAGTAACTTAGAATTTTTTTAACTGATTTAAAATTTATTAAATAAAAACGATGTATTTTAGATTTTTAATATATTTACAAATATATAATATCTCTCCTTTTAAAAGAGAGATATTTAAATAAAAATAAATTTTTAAAATTTAAATTCATCAACAAATTTTAAAATAGATACAGTTGATAAAAAAATATATTTAGTATAATTTTTAATAAGATTATAAATCAGCATTATAAAAATTTTGTTTTTTAATGAAAGAAGAATCTAAAAAATTTATTTTTTCTTTTTCGTTTTTTTTTGTTATTATTTTTTTTTCGATTTTTAAATTAAGTTTTTTAAATAGATAAAGATCATCTTTTTCATTTGGATTGTCTGAAGTTAATAATTTACATCCATAAAATATAGAATTAACACCTGCCATAAAACACATAGCTTGAGTTTGGTTATTCATTTGTTTTCTTCCAGCTGAAAGACGAATATACGAAGTTGGCATCATAATTCTAGTAATTGCTACTATTTTAATAAAATCAAAAGGATCGATTCCACTATTTTTTTCTAATGGAGTTCCCGTAAAAGGAACGAGCATATTGATTGGAATGCTTTCTGGGTTTTTCTTAAAATTAGATAATTCTACTAGTAATTTAATTCTATCTTCTACTTTTTCTCCCATTCCTAAAATTCCTCCAGAACAAACTTTTATTCCATGTTTTCGTACAAACTTAATTGTTTCTATTCTTTCATCATAATTTCTAGTAGTTATAATTTTTTTATAGTATTCTCTTGAAGTATCTAAATTATGATTGTAAAAATCTAAACCAGCATCTGCTAATTTATTTGCTTGTTTTTCTGTCAATGATCCTAAAGTCATGCATGTTTCTAATCCTAATTTTTTTATTTCTTTAACAATTTTCTGTAAATATGGAATATCTCTATTTTTTGGATTTTTCCATGCTGCTCCCATACAAAATCTAGTTGATCCAATTGATTTTGCTTTTTTTGCAGCATTTACAATTTCTTCAATTTTAAGTAATGGTTCTTTTTTTATTTCTGTTTTATATCTAGAACTTTGAGGGCAATACTTACAGTCTTCTGGACAAGCTCCAGTTTTTATAGAAAGCAAAGTACTAATTTGTATTTCTTGAGGATTAAAATATTTTCTATGTGTTTTTTGAGCTTCAAATATCAAATTAAAAAATGGTTTTTTTGTTAATTCAATTGCTTGTTCATAATTCCAATATTTTTTC comes from Buchnera aphidicola (Tetraneura ulmi) and encodes:
- the bioB gene encoding biotin synthase BioB; protein product: MKKYWNYEQAIELTKKPFFNLIFEAQKTHRKYFNPQEIQISTLLSIKTGACPEDCKYCPQSSRYKTEIKKEPLLKIEEIVNAAKKAKSIGSTRFCMGAAWKNPKNRDIPYLQKIVKEIKKLGLETCMTLGSLTEKQANKLADAGLDFYNHNLDTSREYYKKIITTRNYDERIETIKFVRKHGIKVCSGGILGMGEKVEDRIKLLVELSNFKKNPESIPINMLVPFTGTPLEKNSGIDPFDFIKIVAITRIMMPTSYIRLSAGRKQMNNQTQAMCFMAGVNSIFYGCKLLTSDNPNEKDDLYLFKKLNLKIEKKIITKKNEKEKINFLDSSFIKKQNFYNADL
- the glyA gene encoding serine hydroxymethyltransferase → MFFCNEKLFKYDLKLWNLIEKEKKRQENYIQLIASENYASSCVMEVQGSQLTNKYAEGYPGKRYYEGCKYIDKIEDLAINRAKKLFNVDYVNVQPHSGSQANFAIYQALLSPGDTILGMSLSDGGHLTHGSIVNFSGKIYKSISYGLNKKEYINYEEIHFLSKKYKPKMIVGGFSAYSRICDWEKMRKIADEINAYLLVDIAHVAGLVAANLYPSPVNYAHFVTSTTHKTLGGPRGGLILSNCKNLELYKKVNSSVFPGIQGGPLMHVIAAKAVAFKEALNPFFKKYQKQVLENAKYMSYLFLKEGYNIVSGGTNNHLFLINLKNKNITGKDASMFLNKANIIVNKNSIPNDSKNAFITSGIRIGTPSITRRGFKKPEIKKISFLMMKILENYKNINIIHSVKSEVLSLCSKFPLYLRK